One Nocardioides oleivorans DNA segment encodes these proteins:
- the betA gene encoding choline dehydrogenase, with the protein MAADRYDVVIVGGGSAGSALANRLSADPSTSVLVLEAGRTDRFDPLIHAPAALPFPIGNPLYDWKYESEPEPAMGGRRVYHARGKVLGGSSSINGMIFQRGNPMDYERWAAEPGMESWDYLHCLPYFRRMESLILPDGMVGADAWRGGSGPLKLERSPATNPLFSAFFESATQAGYHLTDDVNGYRQEGFGRFDRNIVNGVRMSAARAYLHPVMGRKNLTVETFAHGTKVRFEGKRAVGVEYLRAGRKHHYVAAGEVILCGGAINSPQLLQLSGIGNPEHLEPLGVEMVHDLPGVGENLQDHLEVYIQYSSLQPVSIVEGLKWRNRPLVGLEWLLKRTGTAASNHFEGGGFARSNEDVDWPNLMFHFLPIAIRYDGSPAPGQDKYAHGYQVHIGPMYADTRGWVRIASTDPRQKPKMLFNYLSTDNDKREWIEAVRVARDILNQSAMAPFNGGEISPGPSVETDEEILEWVRKDSETALHPSCTAKMGTDDMSVVDPTSMQVHGTEGLRVVDASVFPFVTNGNIYAPVMMVAEKAADLILGNSPLPPADVPYYRHRAGMPLYPPGDPRNGGTSTPEESA; encoded by the coding sequence ATGGCAGCGGATCGGTACGACGTCGTCATCGTGGGTGGAGGGTCGGCCGGCAGCGCGCTCGCGAACCGGTTGTCCGCGGATCCCTCGACCTCGGTCCTGGTGCTGGAGGCCGGTCGCACCGACCGCTTCGACCCGCTGATCCACGCACCGGCGGCACTGCCCTTCCCGATCGGCAACCCGCTCTACGACTGGAAGTACGAGTCGGAGCCGGAGCCGGCGATGGGAGGTCGCCGGGTCTACCACGCCCGCGGCAAGGTGCTCGGCGGCTCGTCGTCGATCAACGGCATGATCTTCCAGCGCGGCAACCCGATGGACTACGAGCGCTGGGCAGCCGAGCCGGGCATGGAGTCGTGGGACTACCTGCACTGCCTGCCGTACTTCCGCCGGATGGAGTCGTTGATCCTCCCCGACGGGATGGTCGGCGCCGACGCCTGGCGGGGCGGCTCCGGGCCGCTCAAGCTCGAGCGCAGCCCGGCCACCAACCCGCTCTTCAGCGCGTTCTTCGAGTCCGCCACGCAGGCCGGCTACCACCTGACCGATGACGTCAACGGCTACCGGCAGGAGGGCTTCGGCCGGTTCGACCGCAACATCGTCAACGGCGTGCGGATGTCGGCGGCACGTGCCTACCTGCACCCGGTGATGGGCCGGAAGAACCTCACTGTCGAGACCTTCGCGCACGGCACGAAGGTCCGCTTCGAGGGCAAGCGGGCGGTCGGCGTGGAGTACCTCCGCGCCGGTCGCAAGCACCACTACGTGGCTGCGGGCGAGGTGATCCTCTGTGGGGGTGCGATCAACTCGCCGCAGCTGCTCCAGCTGTCGGGCATCGGCAACCCCGAGCACCTCGAGCCGCTCGGCGTGGAGATGGTGCACGACCTGCCGGGCGTGGGGGAGAACCTCCAGGACCACCTCGAGGTCTACATCCAGTACTCCTCGCTCCAGCCGGTCTCGATCGTCGAGGGCCTCAAGTGGCGCAACCGCCCGCTCGTCGGGCTGGAGTGGCTGCTCAAGCGCACCGGCACGGCGGCGTCGAACCACTTCGAGGGCGGCGGGTTCGCCCGGTCCAACGAGGACGTCGACTGGCCCAACCTGATGTTCCACTTCCTGCCGATCGCGATCCGCTACGACGGCTCGCCGGCGCCCGGCCAGGACAAGTACGCCCACGGCTACCAGGTGCACATCGGACCGATGTACGCCGACACCCGCGGCTGGGTGCGGATCGCCTCGACCGATCCGAGGCAGAAGCCGAAGATGCTCTTCAACTACCTCTCGACCGACAACGACAAGCGCGAGTGGATCGAGGCGGTGCGCGTCGCGCGCGACATCCTCAACCAGTCGGCCATGGCGCCGTTCAACGGCGGCGAGATCTCACCCGGTCCCTCGGTCGAGACCGACGAGGAGATCCTCGAGTGGGTCCGCAAGGACTCCGAGACGGCCCTGCACCCGTCCTGCACGGCGAAGATGGGCACCGACGACATGTCGGTCGTCGACCCGACGAGCATGCAGGTCCACGGGACCGAGGGCCTGCGCGTCGTCGACGCCTCGGTGTTCCCGTTCGTCACCAACGGCAACATCTACGCCCCCGTGATGATGGTCGCCGAGAAGGCCGCCGACCTCATCTTGGGTAACTCCCCGCTCCCACCCGCCGACGTGCCGTACTACCGGCACCGTGCCG